A window of Cryptomeria japonica chromosome 3, Sugi_1.0, whole genome shotgun sequence contains these coding sequences:
- the LOC131054191 gene encoding putative germin-like protein 2-1: MVNPMTYLTLGLFLLACRYNHHVMAEDPDPLQDFCVADEKSKIFVNGFVCKNPKKVSADDFFFRGLGQPGDTNNAVGSNVTAANVMQIPGLNTLGISLVRIDFAVDGINPPHTHPRATEILVLLEGELFVGFVDTNNKLFSKKLEKGDVFVFPKALVHFQQNVGKENAVVISGLSSQFPGVQTIANSLFGAKPPLPDNVLSKAFRISSKLVDSIQAKFD, encoded by the exons ATGGTTAATCCCATGACTTACTTGACGCTGGGACTTTTTCTGCTGGCATGTCGTTACAACCACCATGTCATGGCGGAGGATCCCGATCCTTTGCAGGACTTCTGTGTTGCAGATGAGAAAAGCAAAA TTTTTGTGAATGGGTTCGTGTGCAAAAACCCAAAGAAAGTTTCAGCAGACGACTTCTTCTTTCGTGGACTGGGGCAACCCGGGGACACCAACAATGCAGTAGGCTCTAACGTGACAGCGGCAAACGTTATGCAGATACCAGGCCTTAATACGTTGGGTATTTCGTTGGTTCGCATCGACTTTGCAGTGGAtggaataaatcctcctcacacACACCCAAGAGCCACTGAAATTCTTGTTTTACTGGAAGGCGAGCTGTTTGTGGGGTTTGTTGATACCAATAACAAGCTTTTCAGCAAGAAGTTGGAAaagggagatgtgtttgtgtttccCAAGGCGCTTGTGcatttccagcagaatgtggggAAAGAAAATGCAGTGGTGATATCTGGATTGAGCAGCCAGTTTCCTGGAGTTCAGACAATCGCCAATTCTCTCTTTGGAGCGAAACCCCCCCTCCCCGATAATGTTCTGAGCAAGGCCTTCCGTATCAGTTCAAAACTAGTGGATTCAATCCAGGCCAAATTCGACTAA
- the LOC131054217 gene encoding germin-like protein 1-1 → MANHMIFFTLGLYLLICCYTHNVMAYDPDPLQDFCVADKQSTVKVNGFVCKDPKVVSADDFFFAGLGKAGNTMNAVGSNVTAANVMQIPGLNTMGISLVRIDYAVGGINPPHTHPRATEVLFLMEGTLFVGFIDTANKFFSKTLEKGDVFVFPKALVHFQQNVGKENAVVIAALSSQLPGVQVIANSLFAANPPIPDSVLSKAFRITQQIVDFIKGKFV, encoded by the exons ATGGCTAATCACATGATTTTCTTCACGCTGGGACTTTATCTGCTGATATGTTGTTACACCCACAATGTTATGGCATATGATCCCGATCCCTTGCAAGATTTCTGCGTTGCAGACAAGCAAAGCACAG TTAAAGTGAATGGGTTCGTGTGCAAAGACCCAAAAGTGGTTTCAGCAGACGACTTCTTCTTTGCTGGACTTGGGAAAGCAGGCAATACAATGAATGCCGTAGGATCCAACGTAACAGCGGCAAACGTTATGCAGATACCAGGCCTTAATACGATGGGTATATCGTTGGTCCGCATCGATTACGCAgtgggtggaataaatcctcctcacacACACCCAAGAGCCACTGAAGTGCTTTTTCTTATGGAAGGTACGCTTTTTGTTGGGTTTATTGATACCGCTAACAAGTTTTTCTCCAAGACGttggagaagggagatgtgtttgtgtttccCAAGGCGCTGGTGCATTTTCAGCAGAATGTGGGGAAAGAAAATGCAGTGGTGATCGCTGCATTGAGCAGCCAGTTGCCTGGAGTTCAGGTCATTGCCAATTCTCTCTTTGCAGCGAATCCTCCTATTCCGGATTCCGTATTGAGCAAGGCTTTCCGGATCACACAACAGATTGTAGATTTCATTAAGGGTAAATTTGTGTAG